One segment of Herbaspirillum hiltneri N3 DNA contains the following:
- a CDS encoding carbohydrate kinase family protein, producing MPHPIEFVVFGEALTDFIRQPGGEWRALPGGACWNVARVGARLGAATGYAGSVSSDVFGEELRVLTQEAGLDMRYLQQVDKSPLLAMVTSTTPPDYFFVGDDSADLHFDPSKLPSGWMDEARILHFGCISLTREPLASRLLAIAAEGAQRGKRIAFDPNWRKLMDQPGYHVLMRKLLALSHYVKVSDEDLEKLFPDDAQPMATLKSLAPQAEILFTRGADGLSWIKGESVVDQAAYRVEVIDTVGCGDASMGGWIASILRQADAPVVTHLQCAAAAAALSAARAGAYAATWDEVQELVNR from the coding sequence ATGCCGCATCCCATCGAATTCGTCGTCTTCGGCGAAGCCCTGACCGACTTCATTCGCCAGCCCGGCGGCGAGTGGCGCGCCCTGCCCGGAGGCGCCTGCTGGAACGTCGCGCGCGTCGGCGCGCGTCTTGGCGCGGCGACCGGTTATGCCGGCAGCGTCAGCAGCGACGTCTTCGGCGAAGAATTGCGCGTGCTCACGCAAGAGGCGGGACTCGACATGCGCTACCTCCAGCAAGTCGACAAATCGCCGCTGCTGGCCATGGTGACGTCAACCACGCCGCCCGATTATTTCTTCGTCGGCGACGACAGCGCCGACCTGCATTTCGATCCGAGCAAGTTGCCTTCCGGCTGGATGGATGAAGCGCGCATATTGCACTTCGGCTGCATCAGCCTGACGCGCGAACCATTGGCGTCTCGCCTGCTTGCGATTGCCGCCGAAGGCGCGCAACGCGGCAAGCGCATTGCCTTCGATCCGAACTGGCGCAAGCTGATGGATCAGCCCGGCTATCACGTGCTGATGCGCAAGCTGCTGGCGTTATCGCATTACGTGAAGGTGTCGGACGAAGATCTGGAGAAATTATTCCCTGACGATGCGCAGCCGATGGCGACGCTGAAGTCGCTGGCGCCGCAGGCGGAGATCCTGTTCACGCGTGGAGCCGATGGGCTGTCCTGGATCAAGGGAGAGAGCGTTGTCGATCAAGCGGCTTATCGGGTGGAGGTGATTGATACCGTCGGTTGCGGCGATGCTTCCATGGGAGGCTGGATCGCCAGCATCTTGCGTCAGGCGGATGCGCCGGTGGTGACGCATTTGCAGTGTGCTGCTGCGGCGGCGGCGTTGTCGGCGGCGCGGGCGGGGGCTTATGCGGCGACCTGGGATGAGGTGCAGGAGCTGGTTAATCGCTGA
- a CDS encoding sugar-binding transcriptional regulator: MSSSPSKLDLAARAAWMYYVAGNTQNEIAERLGISRQMAQRMVAYAGASNLVKVQIAHPISSCLELAQGLQQRYGLDVCRVVPGNTGNDAAAGDDAHGVQQMLAVAGAELMEQYLRQEEPLIVNVGSGRTLKAAIEKISDMERPQHQIVSMIGAFASDGSANRYDVALLAAEKMQSRFYLLPAPRVAESEADRKQWCNHRAYQIVTGLAQRADVTFLGIGTIALQGAMHEDGFIDDDEVAQLQNQGAVGELICHAFDAAGNMLRSPLAARITTPPLTSPPPKPVIALAGGRKKAEAVRGALRGGWLTGLVTDEYCAQFALQD; the protein is encoded by the coding sequence ATGTCATCCAGCCCATCCAAACTCGATCTGGCGGCGCGCGCCGCATGGATGTATTACGTCGCCGGCAACACCCAGAATGAAATCGCCGAGCGCCTCGGCATTTCGCGCCAGATGGCGCAGCGCATGGTGGCCTACGCCGGCGCGTCGAACCTGGTCAAGGTCCAGATCGCCCATCCGATCTCGTCCTGCCTGGAACTTGCGCAGGGCCTGCAACAGCGCTACGGATTGGACGTCTGCCGCGTGGTGCCCGGCAACACGGGCAATGACGCCGCGGCCGGGGATGATGCACACGGTGTGCAACAGATGCTGGCGGTCGCCGGCGCCGAGTTGATGGAACAATACCTGCGGCAGGAAGAACCGCTGATCGTCAACGTCGGCTCGGGTCGCACGCTCAAGGCCGCAATTGAAAAGATCAGCGACATGGAACGCCCGCAGCACCAGATCGTCTCGATGATCGGCGCCTTCGCTTCCGACGGTTCCGCCAACCGCTACGACGTCGCCCTGCTCGCCGCTGAAAAAATGCAGAGCCGCTTTTACCTCTTGCCGGCGCCGCGCGTGGCGGAAAGCGAAGCCGACCGCAAGCAGTGGTGCAACCATCGCGCCTACCAGATCGTCACCGGCCTGGCGCAACGCGCCGACGTCACCTTCCTCGGCATCGGCACGATTGCATTGCAAGGCGCGATGCATGAAGACGGCTTCATCGACGACGACGAAGTCGCGCAGCTGCAAAATCAAGGCGCGGTCGGCGAACTGATCTGCCACGCCTTCGACGCCGCCGGCAACATGCTCCGTTCGCCGCTGGCCGCGCGCATCACCACCCCGCCGCTCACCTCGCCGCCGCCCAAGCCGGTCATCGCGCTGGCAGGCGGTCGCAAGAAAGCCGAAGCGGTGCGCGGCGCCTTGCGCGGCGGCTGGCTGACGGGTCTCGTCACCGACGAGTACTGCGCGCAATTTGCGTTGCAGGATTAA
- a CDS encoding ABC transporter substrate-binding protein — translation MKLRAPAFPLARLAAAIAVFGFAGLAAADPVTLNIASINNPDMIELQKLSPQFEKANPDIKLRWVTMEESVLRQRLTTDIATNSGQFDLMTIGAYEAPIWAKKGWLAPMTGLPADYDEADLIKTVREGLTSDGKLYALPFYAESSMTYYRKDLFAQKNLKMPEKPTWEEIGKLAAQLHDPAKGVYGICLRGRAGWGENMALVGTMVNAYGGRWFDEKWQPQLDTPEWKQAVNFYVDLMRKSGPPGASSNGFNENLVLFSGGKCGMWVDATVAAGMLYHGKDSKVSDKVAFAPAPMATTDKGSHWLWIWSLAVPKSSKSQDAAKKFAAWATSRDYIKLVAKDSGWALVPPGTRTSTYASAEYKKASPFSDFVLDAIEKADANNPTLKPVPYTGIQFATIPEFQSIGTIAGQAIAGALAGKGTADAALKTAQAQTVRMMKQGRYIK, via the coding sequence ATGAAACTTCGCGCCCCCGCATTTCCCTTGGCACGCCTTGCTGCCGCTATCGCCGTATTCGGTTTCGCCGGTCTTGCCGCTGCCGATCCCGTTACCCTGAACATCGCCTCGATCAACAACCCCGACATGATCGAACTGCAAAAGCTGTCGCCGCAGTTCGAAAAAGCCAATCCCGACATCAAGCTGCGCTGGGTCACGATGGAGGAGAGCGTGCTGCGCCAGCGCCTGACCACCGATATCGCCACCAACAGCGGCCAGTTCGACCTCATGACCATCGGGGCGTACGAAGCGCCGATCTGGGCCAAGAAGGGATGGCTGGCGCCGATGACCGGCTTGCCCGCCGATTACGATGAAGCCGACCTGATCAAGACCGTGCGCGAAGGCTTGACCAGCGACGGCAAGCTGTACGCGCTGCCGTTCTATGCGGAAAGCTCGATGACCTATTACCGCAAGGACCTGTTCGCGCAAAAGAACCTGAAGATGCCGGAAAAGCCGACCTGGGAAGAGATCGGCAAGCTGGCGGCGCAACTGCATGATCCGGCCAAGGGTGTCTACGGCATCTGCCTGCGCGGACGCGCCGGCTGGGGCGAAAACATGGCGCTGGTCGGCACCATGGTCAATGCTTACGGCGGCCGCTGGTTCGATGAAAAATGGCAGCCGCAGCTCGATACGCCGGAATGGAAACAGGCCGTCAATTTCTACGTCGACCTGATGCGCAAATCCGGTCCGCCGGGTGCCAGCTCCAACGGTTTCAATGAAAACCTGGTGCTGTTCTCGGGCGGCAAATGCGGCATGTGGGTAGACGCCACCGTCGCCGCCGGCATGCTGTATCACGGCAAGGATTCCAAGGTGTCCGACAAGGTCGCGTTCGCGCCGGCGCCGATGGCGACCACCGACAAGGGATCGCATTGGTTGTGGATCTGGTCGCTGGCGGTGCCGAAGTCGTCCAAGTCGCAGGACGCCGCGAAGAAGTTCGCCGCCTGGGCGACTTCCAGGGACTACATCAAGCTGGTCGCCAAGGATAGCGGCTGGGCATTGGTGCCGCCGGGTACGCGCACCTCGACCTATGCTTCCGCCGAGTACAAGAAGGCGTCGCCATTCTCCGACTTCGTCCTCGACGCGATCGAGAAGGCCGATGCCAACAATCCGACGCTCAAACCGGTGCCTTACACAGGCATCCAGTTTGCGACGATTCCCGAGTTCCAGTCGATCGGCACCATCGCCGGCCAGGCGATTGCCGGTGCGCTGGCCGGCAAGGGCACCGCAGACGCTGCGCTGAAGACGGCACAGGCGCAGACTGTGCGCATGATGAAGCAGGGGCGTTACATCAAGTAA
- a CDS encoding carbohydrate ABC transporter permease: MPSEAGASPPSSQKSRRGKHIKHAGSERFLPIRLLQTPAVALLFLWMIVPLAMTVYFSFNRYNLMSPDQTGFIGLENYQFLLEDPAFWPSIANTALLIGSVLGISVIGGTLLAVLFDQPFRGRGIARLLVIGPFFVMPTVAALIWKNMIMHPVYGMLAFAMRHLGMEPIDWLAEYPMLSVIIIVSWQWIPFAFLILLTALQSLDVDQKEAAQLDGAGPIRIFFYIVLPHLKRAITVVIMIETIFLLSVFAEIFTTTAGGPGTETTNLTYLVYSIGLQQFDIGIASAGGIFAVVLANIVSFFLVRMLAKNLKGANEK, translated from the coding sequence ATGCCCTCCGAAGCCGGCGCTTCGCCTCCGTCCTCGCAGAAATCCCGGCGCGGCAAACATATCAAGCACGCGGGCAGCGAGCGCTTCCTGCCGATTCGCCTGCTGCAGACGCCGGCAGTGGCGTTGCTGTTCCTGTGGATGATCGTGCCGCTGGCGATGACGGTGTATTTCTCCTTCAATCGCTACAACCTGATGTCGCCCGACCAGACCGGTTTCATCGGGCTGGAGAACTATCAGTTCCTGCTGGAAGACCCGGCGTTCTGGCCGTCGATCGCCAACACCGCCTTGCTGATCGGCTCCGTATTGGGCATCAGCGTGATCGGCGGCACTTTGCTGGCGGTGTTGTTCGACCAACCGTTCCGTGGACGCGGCATCGCCAGGCTGCTGGTGATCGGGCCGTTCTTCGTGATGCCGACCGTGGCCGCGCTGATCTGGAAAAACATGATCATGCATCCGGTCTACGGCATGCTGGCCTTCGCCATGCGCCATCTCGGCATGGAGCCGATCGACTGGCTCGCGGAGTATCCGATGCTGTCGGTGATCATTATCGTGTCGTGGCAATGGATACCGTTCGCCTTCCTGATCCTGCTGACGGCGCTGCAGTCACTGGATGTCGACCAGAAGGAGGCTGCCCAGCTCGACGGCGCCGGACCGATCCGCATCTTCTTCTACATCGTGCTGCCGCATCTCAAGCGCGCGATCACCGTGGTGATCATGATCGAAACCATCTTCCTGCTATCGGTGTTCGCGGAAATCTTCACCACCACCGCCGGCGGACCCGGCACTGAAACCACCAACCTGACCTACCTGGTGTATTCGATCGGCCTACAGCAATTCGACATCGGCATTGCGTCGGCGGGCGGCATCTTCGCCGTGGTGCTGGCCAATATCGTGTCGTTCTTCCTGGTGCGCATGCTGGCGAAGAATCTCAAAGGAGCGAACGAAAAATGA
- a CDS encoding HAD-IA family hydrolase encodes MKPEITHLVCDCDGVLLDSESIALRVLHEHLLPLLENPADGDKLHHAIASRLGMFTELLLDELDVEFSFGLNAAQYAAINTAVGIACGDEVQLVPGIADALQKIDLPKAVASNSSTDRIIKGLQRCDLLALFDGHIHSAHDVGRPKPAPHVYLAAAAGYGVAPQHCVAVDDSVTGVRAASSAGMRVLGFTGVAHDRHGMRQKLLDAGAELVFDDMQELPVLIAALLPGRAA; translated from the coding sequence ATGAAGCCGGAAATTACCCACCTGGTCTGCGACTGCGACGGCGTGCTGCTCGACAGCGAGAGCATCGCCTTGCGCGTGCTACATGAGCATCTGCTGCCGCTGCTGGAGAATCCGGCCGACGGCGACAAACTGCATCACGCGATTGCTTCCCGCCTCGGCATGTTCACGGAATTGCTGCTCGATGAACTCGACGTCGAGTTCAGCTTCGGCCTGAACGCTGCGCAATATGCCGCCATCAATACCGCCGTCGGGATTGCCTGCGGCGACGAAGTGCAATTAGTGCCGGGCATTGCCGACGCCTTGCAGAAAATCGACCTGCCCAAGGCGGTCGCCAGCAACAGCAGCACCGACCGCATCATCAAAGGCCTGCAGCGCTGCGACCTGCTTGCCTTGTTCGACGGTCACATCCACAGCGCACACGACGTCGGCCGCCCCAAGCCGGCGCCGCATGTCTATCTCGCTGCAGCGGCAGGCTACGGCGTCGCGCCGCAGCACTGCGTCGCCGTCGACGACAGCGTCACCGGGGTACGCGCCGCCAGCAGCGCAGGCATGCGCGTGCTCGGTTTCACCGGCGTGGCGCACGACCGTCACGGCATGCGCCAGAAGCTGCTCGATGCCGGCGCCGAGCTGGTGTTCGACGACATGCAGGAATTGCCGGTGCTGATCGCGGCCTTGCTGCCGGGACGCGCAGCGTAA